In the genome of Phragmites australis chromosome 9, lpPhrAust1.1, whole genome shotgun sequence, the window GTGGAGCCGCGACCACCGACAAGGCAAGGTGGCCACTAGTTTGGCCACACGTCACCAGAATTAGTGGTGAGAATGGGGTCCCTGCACCTCCAATCGCGTCTTCCAGTAGTTGTTCCCTCTGATTTGGTGCACAGTGAGCTGGAGACGAACCCTAGCTCCATGGCTAGCTGGCATGGACCTTGCTGTTGCCTCCTCCCCTTGCTGCTCGTCGAGATGGTGGGGTTCCTCTACCTTGCTACTCCGGTGGTGTTCTCCGTGCTCCACCTCAGCTTCATCCCGGGCCACCATACTGGTACGACCGAATTTCCATACCCCTGAATGTGCTGGTTCACCTGTGTGATGTACTTTATGCTTTCTGCTAGAAGATGAATGAATGAATCAATGATGCCTAGAAAACAATGTGCGGTAATTTGACGTTGTAATGCCTAGATGTGGGCTTGCTCGCAGAATACTAGAAGGTGCTTAAGCTTCAATGGACCTTAACTCATGGTTATGGTAAACTGAAATATAGTAGCCATGTGATGTGCAACTGATAACACTCCTGCTCATGTTAGGCACAGTCTGCCAAAACAGATGCTGCATGGCTTGATACAATCATATAAAATATTGCCTTTCATCCGACTACTTATCATCAAGCTTGCCAGCTGTTGAAGTCCtttgaattatttatggatttgGGCCATGTTTcttcataaattatttatgttcaTATTTGAGAATTGCTACTGGGTAATTTCTTAGTTACGTGTGTCTATATACCTTTAACCATTTATACCTAACTATGATTCAACTCATGTGTATCTATATTTTCACTGATTTTATGGTCGCAGAGCCAATACTATGCAAGATTGTTAAATATGTCAATTGAATCATTATGCTATCTATTTATATATGTGCTTTGCGCAAGGGATGACGAGCTGGAGCTGAGCAGGTAGTAAGGGTTTGATGGCCATGGGATAAGTTGGTGGAGCTGCTCCAAGATACAATGATGTTCAGAATTCATAATCTCTACCCTCAATCAGTTTGTTTGCTGCTCCATCATATGGAGGATAAATTAGCTACAGCTAACAACCTTCAGTTAATGAACCTGAATGCAAAACATTTACAAATGTTTATAGCATTAGCTTTAAAGAAACAGGTAAGATCCATGGTATATTAAAAGGAAAGATTTAGCTTTATGGCACTTTGCAAATTGTTGATTGACATTTATGGATCAACTTTTGACGTGCAAATAATTCACATTTATACTCACTTACTATATGTTTATTGTATTCCTTTCTCCTTCAAAAGTACTACAATGGATAACCTTaataacaatctcaaaaaaagGAGACTAAAACAATTTGCTTGCTAAACTTTAGATCACAAAAGTCAATGTACAGTTTCCATATAGTTTGCATTTTCACTATAGTTTCTCAGGTCCATTTGTGCAGGAACCAAAACGGAGAGGCAGATCCTAATGGCTCAATATAGGGGTTCCATACAGATGTGGCACCATGGTCATTGCTTACAAGGAAAGCAAGTTCAAAAGGCATAATCTGAAGCCAATACAAGTGAACTTTGTCGAGAAATATGCAACATTACCCACAAACATTCTGAAATTAATTTATCCTTCAATAAGGGAGCATAACACTTTTCCCATTTCCTGGATGAAATGAAAATATGTGATTTATAAGTGACTAGGTGGCATTTTGTGTGAATTCATGTCACTGTGATAACCTGGTAGGTGTTACATATATTGATATGTTATCTGTAGGATTGGGAGGATTTGTGGAGGCCTGAACTTGCTGGGAAGATTTCAATGGTTAATTCTCCCAGAGAGGTCATTGGTGCAACCCTGAAGCATCTGGGATCATCATATAACACAATGGACATAGAAGCAGAAGTCAGTGGCGGTAAGAAAGCAATGTTAAACAGCTTTACACAACTACAAAAGCACATATACACCAAATTAATCATGCAATCTCTGACAAGTGACAATCCAAATATTCTGAACAGCAGATGAATGTGATAGATTCTAAATGCTCACGAAAGCCAAATTATGTTCACTATAGTTATCAAGATTATTTCTGCTTATATATCGTAATTAACTACTTGTTATTAGAATAGATGTTTCTGGTGGAATTTTTACCTAAATTGTGTAAAAATATGTGAGTGCACAAGTTTTTATAATTGATCCATTAGTAAGTTCAAGCAGTCAGGCTGCAGCTGGATAGCTAGCCCACTGTCTTGCTTTATAGGGAATGTATGGTGCTTGATGAATCTCACTTATTTGAGCCATCCAGTTTGGAGAATCTAATAGTTTGTTTAGTTCTAGTTGGTATATATGGTGAATCCAAATCCATACGATCTCAGCCATTTGACTCAGAGGATGAAACGTTACGTTTAATTATTCCCAAAATGGTGGATTGTATGGTAGCATAAATATTGATATTGCCCCACTTAGGAATATGCCTATTTATGTATTCAAAATCATTAGTAATCAGCAAGCGTTATATATAGTTGCACCTTCCCTAACAAATAAACATATGTCtaatgaaaaatgaaaatgcatgtaTTTCATTCGTAGTAAATTCCCTTGATATAAATGAATCAACCGAAGGTGCTAAACAAATAGAGATATGGGATGGTATGGACAAAACATATTCCATGACGTAGGGTAATGTGTAATGATTGAACACACAGATAGAGTGCAACATTTGTTTACAAATTAAAAACACTCCTTAATGGAACACAGATATTTGTTTAGAAATTAAGAACACTGCTATCAACTGTTGTACAAGTTCATTTGTCCTGTTTATATATTTGTGATGCTACATGCAAAGGAGTAATTACACTCAATCAGTGTTGTTAATATCGATACAATAGCATGGCATCTACTAATCTCCAAGTGGAGCTATAAAACACCCTCTCATCTTGTGCCTTTAGCTTCAGTTTTGAGTCTATTGCTCGAATCCACCAAGATCGAAACACCTAAAAAAGATTTGGAAACAATAGCAACCTTGATGTGGAAACAAATTCagcaaaatctagagcaatgcTATTGAGAGCTGACAGGTCGGATTTTAGGCAGGCTCGTGAATTTGCTGCCATGTTATAGTATTCACTAACGATTCAAATCCTGTAAACTCTATTTGGATTGAAAGATAATTTATAGTTATTTTCAAATTATTGTTGACATCTTTAACGAATATGATTACATTATATCAATTTAAGTGGCAATCATGTCTTATTAGGATTGAGGAGGAAAGCTTTCAAGATTAGAATATATACTTACATCATGTCCTATCCAGTTTCTATACAATATCTTGGCCGGTCATTGACTTTAGTGGATAAACTAGGATATGATAGCACATGAAAATAATTGAATTGTCTTATCTAACCTCTTgtaattccaattgaaatgaaagtGTTAATACATTTTTCATAGTGATAAAGTCATGTCATTTTAAATAAAACTTCAAATATACAGTCAAGTTGCTTTGTGCTCCAGAAAATTGTCAGAAATACAGTGTACTACTTATTTACACACTGTTCACTACCTTCCATCGAAGCATTTTGACTATAGATTTCAACCTGCCCAATGTTTTCACTTGTGAGGCACTCATAAGGATAGTCGAAATAAGAAAGATGGCAAGTTACTTCACCATAAGAAAAGTTGCAATATTCAAGTACAACAGCAGCTATGTGGTATACAATATACAGGAAAGTCTACTACAGAGACATCCTAATACCACTCTTTTTCTGGTGATTTGGAAGTGATTTTAGGTATTGTTGGCTAATATATTAATAATGAGAGCAAGGAAAGCCAGATGCCATGTTGTTTTGTTATGAGAGTTAATTATGTGCATGGCATGCTGTTGTTTTTGAAACCCCATGGCTAGTATTTCATCACAATAGCACAAGTGAAAACATTGTGCAGGTTGAAACCTACAGTCAAAATGTTTTCTTATTTCTTATTCCATGATTTTTCTATTTGCTCTGTTTCATTTGTATTATTTTATATCCTGTGAAATTAGCGGGGAAATTGTTTATTTGAGATCCAAAGTTAGAAAAACAGGCAATTATTTAATGTTCATATCAGCCACACCAAATATTTAAATGGTACAATTAATGATTAAAGATTAAATAGGTTGATTCCTTCTCATgtacaaacaaattcaaattacTAATCCTTTATATCTTCTACAGGACATGCATGAACATCACTATGAGCTACTTGCATAATATTGCTACAAGCATTCTGATCATATTTTACAGAAAAACTTGTACCTCAAGATTCCACTACAAATATTATGTAAATTCATGTCATTCTTTTATTGCAGCATCAACATGCTGATAAATCACTCCATTGCAACATCATCAGGGCCGGTCCTGAGATTTCAGTGGCCCGGGGCGAAACTAAAAGTGGGGCCCattgaacataaatattaaaatatttatatatcaattacaaagataatatttttggtAGAGTTCACAAGCATTTACGATAAGCTTGAACAAACTGGAATGCGTCCGTTACAATAAGCTGGagcaaaattatcgtaaatgctcGCGAGAACAAAATTGTGAGGGAACGGAGTACATGTAAGTATGCTTGCGTTAATGCAtgctagctaggtagagatactcaCATGCCTATGTACAACTTGCTGCGTGCAACTCTAGTTACTCATCGGTACATGCAGCAGGTAGCTTACAACTATAGTAGCTTTGGAGCTATCTGCTTGCAGGTGCCAGCACCACAGTACAAACACTGGACCCATTGATCGCTGGAGTAAGGGGGACCTTTCCATATTTCAAATGTAGGTAGAGATACTCACATGCCTATGTACAACTTGCTACATGCAACTCTAGTTACTCATCGGTACATGAAGTAGATAGCTTACAACTATAGTAGTTTTGGGGCTATCTGCTTGCAGGTGGCAGCACCATAGTACAAATACTGGACCCATTGATCGTTGGAGTAAGCGGGGACCTTTCCATATTTCAAACGTGCGATCTCAGCAAGGGATCCATTTAAGGTGGAGCAGAAACTatagaggagagaaaaaaaaaagcgatGAAAACTCATATGGCAATGGATGACACATGTCCTCGATCGAAGCTGCGGGCATACGGGACACCTTGGAGTCGTGGTCCCACAGAACGCAGGAAACTGGATTGTCTGGATGGAAGAAAACACGAAATAGGCAAATAGCCAAATAGGCTAGGCAAGTAggtcacttgattttttatggatCAAAAGAACCAGATCACTTGCATCCTATCGTGCGGACTGCTAGACCTAGCTGCTACTTTAGACCTAGTTCTATCTATTGTCATACGGACTATTAAACATGCATACTATATACAGGTACATAAGAAGAGACCCTCAATTTTGAAAGCCCAGAGCAGCCGCCCCGCTTAACCCCTCAGGGCCGCCCCTGAACATCATCAACCTTATATTGACATTAGTACTACATACTATTATTCTACTCTTATAGGCCCTTGTTGTCTCAGCTTATGAGATCACCCGGCTATTTCTTCAAACACTAACCAATGCTTATGCCCATAATTTTATCAAGCGGAGAGTCAACAGGCGCATTTTCTAGTATAAGCTACTCCTTGTCGTAGCGCATAATGGACAGTAAGAAACCACAAAGCCATATCGAAGCCACGCAACAATCGCCGTTGGTCGTTCGTTTATCGACGTCCGGCCATTCGTCGAGATCGCATAAGTACCACACCTCGTAGCGAGGGGCAGTGCATTGCGACGGAAAAATCCTCCCCAGCATGTCTTCTCCTTCGTCACCCCATTGGCTGAGCTTGGTCGGGAGCGTCTGGCTCCAGACCATCAACGGCCCCAACGCCGACTTCCCCGTCTATTCGTCTCAGCTCAAGGAGATCAAGGGCATCTCCCAGGTGCAGCTCAACTTCCTcgccttcgcctccgacgccggGAAGATCTTCGGCTGGTTCGCCGGGGTGGCCGCTCTGTACATCCCACTGTGGGTGGTGGCAATCACCGGCGCGGCCTTTGGCCTCGTCGGGTACGGCGTCCAGTTCCTCTTCCTGGAGAAGGCCGGGCTCGCGTACTGGCACCTATTCCTGCTCACCTCCCTCGCCGGCAATGGCATCTGCTGGATCAACACGGTGTGCTACCTCCTCTGCATCAAGAACTTCCCCTCCGATAGCCGCGTCGCGGTGAGCCTGGCCACGAGCTACCTCGGGCTCAGCGCCAAGTTCTACACCACCATGGCTGAGGCCATCCCcaaggcggcgacggcgaggtaCTCCACGACGAAGGTGTACCTCCTCCTCAATGCCATCGTCCCGATGATCGTCACACTCGTGGCGGCGCCGTCCCTCCGGGTGGTCGAGCTCAAGGACCGCAAGAGGACCGAAGCGCCTTTCCTCGCCATGTTCGCGATCACCCTGGCCACTGGAGCCTGCGCCATAGTTGACAGCGTAGGCTACAAGCCCATCGGGGTCTCGTCCAGAGAACACATGGTTAGCTTCTACGTGTTTCTCGCCCTGCCTGTACTGATCCCGGTGGCGCTCAGAGTCAGGGAGAGAGTGGCCAAGATACGGGAGACCAAGTGGGAGAACCGAGTCCACGACCACGACTCCGACGGGCCCGAGACGGCGGTGTCGGTGGTCGAGCTTGAGGCGGAGGACAAGCAGGAGCGGGAGCAGGGGCAGGAGCCCGAACAGAGTGATCAAGAGGAGGTCGGCGGCATCCGCCTGCTGAGGAGAATTGACTTCTGGCTCTACTTCTTCAGCTACATGTTCAGTGGCACGCTGGGTCTGGTCTTCCTCAACAACCTGGGGCAGATCGCCGAGTCCCGAGGACTCGCCGACGCGTCCACTCTGGTCTCCTTGTCGTCCTCGTTTGGCTTCTTCGGTCGCCTCCTTCCCGCCTTCTTGGACTACTACACTGCAAAGTAAGCACCACTCTGTTCTTCACATCCTCTAATCTTATCAGTCTTCACTCTTGCTGTTTATGCTGAGGCTCGGCATAAACCGTCTTAGTTTTTACTTTGTCCCGGTTCCTGACATCAAAATGCCGTTGGCTTGCATGAGCAGGAGCGGCTACTCCCTATCAAGAACGGCGTCCATGGCATCGCTGATGGCCCCAATGTCCGTCGCGTTCTTCGTGCTGCTGCACCCGCGAGACATGTTCCTGTACGCCAGCACGGCCGTCGTCGGCACGTGCACGGGCGCCATCACTTCGGTGGCCGTGTCGGCGACGAGCGAGCTGTTCGGCACCAAGAACTTCGGCGTCAACCACAACGTGCTGGTCGCCAACATCCCCCTGGGCTCGCTCTGCTTCGGCTACCTCGCGGCGTTCCTGTACCAGAGGGGCGCGCACGGGAGCAACCGGTGCCTCGGCGCCGCCTGCTACCGGGACACGTTCCTCCTCTGGGGCGCGATGTGCGCTGTGGGCACGGCGCTGTGCACCGTGCTGTACGCGCGGTCGCGCGGCTTCGCCGGGAGGCTACCCCGCTAGGTTGGCTAacttatgtgatgatgataAAGAAGAGACGAGAGGTTTCTGATGCGTGAGTATAGGTGCTTAGGTGCCACATAATTAAATGGAGAATAAAGTATCTACAGATTATAGCTAGGTGAGGtagcattttattttatttttccttttagatttttttcattttactaCCTTTATTTTCGTTTATTTATCATCAGTTTACTGTAGCAATTTATtactttttcaaaaatttacaaatacttAAAAGTATAGAGTATATTTCACAACGAATATAATGATATGAAAGTTTTATGTATTTATAaacttttttataaaataaaattaaaattgctacagtaaaaaatgTGACAAAGTAAAAACGAAGGTAGTATTAGTTTATTGACTAAGCTCCATGGAGGCTCTGAAAAGCTCAATGCATGTGCATGCTTATGGATGAAAAGGAACAGAGTACATGTAGACGATGCTGGAAATCCCAGTTTGAACGATATTAGCGGTATATTCTATGTTCCAACACGATTTATAACATTCTTGTGATCATCCAGTGAAGTTCTTATTGATTTTACTTTCACATATCAAAAAGCAGCAATTTTTATACGTGACCATTTCCGACGAAAGTTGCATGCTAAGCGAAAGCACTTCCACTCCTATGTGCTTGAACCAGATACACTTAGCTTGTCCAAACCTACGTCCAGACTCCAGTGACGCCAGCGGCGGATCCACCGGCGGGCTGGAGGGCTTCACCCCCTACCCCCGAACGCTAGAGAGCCCCTCTCACACCCCATAATTTTTTAGcatgaaagaagaaaaagaaaaatattggaTCGGTAGTGACGACTAAAAAAAGGTGAATAGAtgtttaaattaattttttatgaaattgatCGTTTTCTTATATTTGATCACTCAACGTACCTCTAAAAGATAATCATAACAGAACGCAATACAAATATGTAGCGAAAAAACTACAACTACCTAAAAAGTGCAGAGACTCCGGAGATGAGACCAGAGAGTctgaagtttttgaagagtctggAGATTAGAGCGGAGAGTCCGGAGATTTCGAGAAAGATCGAAAATCAAACTTGAAGAGTCAACAAATGGTGGGTCTCATGGTAGGAATCAAACACTAGTTTCTACAGCAAACTAATTCATAACTCATCTTGAGAAAAAATGACTCTAGGATCAAGAGAAGAACACCCGGTGTAAAAGATGttcaagatgatggtctaaaggcAAGGTGATTCAAGACCttatcatatatgtatatgtatgtgaattttatatctttagCATCCAGAAGAATAACCTCTCAAGGTGTTAAAAATTTagcttaaaaagaaaaataaaatctacaccgaaaagaaaaaacttgcacacaagacAAAGGAACTAAGAGAAGAAAATTAGAAGtggaattcaaacatatgtaacaaaattaaCTTCATTATTAAAGAGATTAGCCTTATTTTACACTGCTTATAAAGATTTTCCTCTTAAAATCctcacctattacatatgctaagcactcatcctcatctcctctaaaactttagcataatactctcatatgggtggcacaaagGGCTCAAATGGTTGATTCACCCTCTCCTATAGccatactcctctatttatagttcTATTAAACTTAGTCCCTAAGTTTTCtatcttttttccaaaatacccctctattgtagtacactcatacctaccatcgagggtattttagtccattttcttcttcattcatcggacggcctcggcgccttcacgacttggcTTCGCATTGACGCAAGCTttacgatggtgccacgtactcctccagtcctcctacgATTTTGAGACTAAACTGCGAAACCATAAcatgcttctcaaaacgtgaccagccgccacttgcttacacctgaAGTAAGCGCTCTGATAATGACGCGTGTCATCCGTCTTGCTATCTTAACTATCGGCAAATCTCTCCCACTTCTGATCCTtcgggtcgccttgtcacttgcatcggcatccccttcgcttaactttgtcaacacgccatcttcatcctccgtttcatgctttgcttgacattCATGTGTATacctaggatcactcttgacttcgCCCGGTcttccttgatcgtccggtacCAAGCACTCGCTTAACTTTGATCACCGAccgtcgatcgtcaagttgcatccattacctgcacattatgaaacaagcaaacatatttctccatactccaaaacatctccaggttagcataATAATTAAAAACttcaacttagagcatattttgtagaaaatgtgaacaccagatgttccggtgtgttctgcttctgaacactggaccattcggtAAGTGTAGTACTATTTATTCtaagaaaattttgctctctgtaagaaaagGTTCTGTAAAAGCTTCCGGTGATTTCATATCCATTACTGGATAATCCGGCATGTGCTAATCCActgaaccacccttctgcaacctctctgcaataaaAGGTCTGATgcattgtccggtgttcacaaactcagcaccggaccattcaacgTACATATTCAAACCTAgcgccaaaaatctcctctctgcagaaaatactccggcacTCTCTAAATCTATTGCCGGACCATACGGTGTTTGCTTCCATTTCTACTTCAACActaaaaatgctctggtgcttaCTTCATCGTAACAACAGACTATCTTGTGTGGTCAAAAAcccacacaccggatgttctaaTATGgcataattttctggactctgaaACAGTCtactccaattcaaactttagtTAGTTATAAACAAAATCGCACACAAACAAGGTCATACAAAccaaaatcattttaaattcaatattatcaataactcatcatatacaaacaaacatatattttaacttagttttttaaaaaataagaggaagtagaaagaaaaaaatcgaGCCCCATCTATATCTTAGACTCTGGATCCGCCGACTAAGTGACACCGTGGTACATTACATACAAAGATGCAACAACGCGGTGGACAGAGAAACATATCATGTTTTGTTTAAGGGTGGACCATATCATGGTTCAAACGGTTTCCAAAACGACTTGCTGTTTAAAAGGTATTTGCATTTGAATCTTAGAAAACACCATAGATTCTACCGAATCCCTCCCACCTAAAAAAAGGAAACCGTGAACGTTCAGTAGTTAGCAAAAGGCGAAAGATACGATGAATTGGCTTGATAAAGATGAATTCGGGACAACAAATGCCGCTACAGTAAGCGGTGGCCGGGTGCAGACGTAATAAAATGGTGATGAGATTCAATAGCTCGCACAGATAAGTTTTTGTCACCAGCATACCAACTTTCAAAGCCGTATTCACCTTCGTATATACTCCATCTAGACTTCCTCAGTCCTGCGCGTGAACTATGTTGCGGTCAGAAACAACTTATTCGATCGCGTCGTAAAGAATAGGAGTACATGCCATGAACGCCACACAGTCTAACCATGGATGCTAAGACTGCATGAGGAGTAAGGGATTATTTGACAGagcttcccgagcactttctgaCTAGAATTAGGGGAGTTCGGTTAAACAGTAACTTTTAATTTTTAGCTCTCTGAGTGAAATTCGTGGAAGTAATTttttgaaatgaactagaagttaGGAAGTTGAAAAAGTAGCTTCCTTTGATTCACTTCtcgcacagaatcactttctctatatattttattttagagaatcacttttagTCACAGAATCATTTCCTACACAGAATCACTCTCCGCAGAAAATTTAGATCAGAGAGATCTACCAAACAGACCATAAATGCCTCCCTCCCTTCTTTAATACGCCATTGAACTGAGCTTCACTATTACAGAACCAGCTATAAATAGTgcctcatcactgctggttatgcaaaaaccgacaatgaaagtgtatcactgccggttcttgcCCTCCCGTGCTCAAACTATGATAAAACTGttaaaaaccagcactgatatagactatcagtgtcggtttgtaacaaaaaccgacactgatagtatcagtgctggtttttaatATAAACCGGCACTAATGTCTAGCTCGGATCCAAAATTCCAATAAAATAGCGTTTTGGCTCGCA includes:
- the LOC133929076 gene encoding protein NUCLEAR FUSION DEFECTIVE 4-like; the encoded protein is MSSPSSPHWLSLVGSVWLQTINGPNADFPVYSSQLKEIKGISQVQLNFLAFASDAGKIFGWFAGVAALYIPLWVVAITGAAFGLVGYGVQFLFLEKAGLAYWHLFLLTSLAGNGICWINTVCYLLCIKNFPSDSRVAVSLATSYLGLSAKFYTTMAEAIPKAATARYSTTKVYLLLNAIVPMIVTLVAAPSLRVVELKDRKRTEAPFLAMFAITLATGACAIVDSVGYKPIGVSSREHMVSFYVFLALPVLIPVALRVRERVAKIRETKWENRVHDHDSDGPETAVSVVELEAEDKQEREQGQEPEQSDQEEVGGIRLLRRIDFWLYFFSYMFSGTLGLVFLNNLGQIAESRGLADASTLVSLSSSFGFFGRLLPAFLDYYTAKSGYSLSRTASMASLMAPMSVAFFVLLHPRDMFLYASTAVVGTCTGAITSVAVSATSELFGTKNFGVNHNVLVANIPLGSLCFGYLAAFLYQRGAHGSNRCLGAACYRDTFLLWGAMCAVGTALCTVLYARSRGFAGRLPR